A DNA window from Vicinamibacterales bacterium contains the following coding sequences:
- the istB gene encoding IS21-like element helper ATPase IstB, giving the protein MHSATPTTTPALTIYLQRLGLTYTADTLNDLIARATQKRWSPLVVIETLVHTEIEDRARRRLERRFRGARLGRFKPVADFEWDWPKQLHRPTVDRAFSLDFIAKGENIVLVGNQGLGKTMLTKNLVHQAVLAGHSALFVTASDLLLDLNGQDTARGLERRLRAYTRPHVLAIDEIGYLAYDARAADLLFQIVSRRYEQRSIVLTTNLAFKDWNTVFPNASCAVALVDRLTHHAEIIRIEGESYRHREAELVQKKRRSSP; this is encoded by the coding sequence ATGCACTCAGCGACACCGACGACGACCCCGGCACTGACCATTTACTTGCAGCGACTGGGCCTGACCTACACGGCCGACACCCTCAACGACCTCATCGCGCGCGCCACGCAGAAACGCTGGAGTCCGCTGGTCGTGATCGAAACGCTCGTCCACACCGAGATCGAAGACCGGGCGCGCCGTCGCCTCGAACGCCGCTTCCGCGGCGCCCGGCTCGGCCGCTTCAAGCCCGTCGCGGATTTCGAATGGGACTGGCCCAAGCAGCTGCACCGTCCCACGGTCGACCGCGCCTTCTCGCTCGACTTCATTGCCAAAGGCGAGAACATCGTCCTGGTCGGCAACCAGGGCCTCGGCAAGACGATGCTGACGAAGAACCTCGTCCACCAGGCCGTGCTGGCCGGCCATTCCGCGCTCTTCGTCACGGCCTCTGATCTCTTGCTCGACCTGAACGGGCAGGACACCGCCCGCGGCCTCGAACGACGCTTGCGCGCCTACACGCGTCCGCACGTCTTGGCCATCGACGAGATCGGCTATCTGGCCTACGACGCCCGCGCCGCCGACCTCCTCTTTCAGATCGTCAGCCGGCGCTACGAGCAGCGCTCCATCGTCTTGACCACGAATCTCGCCTTCAAAGACTGGAACACCGTGTTTCCGAACGCCTCCTGCGCGGTCGCGCTCGTGGATCGGCTCACCCACCACGCCGAGATCATTCGCATCGAAGGCGAGAGCTATCGCCACCGCGAGGCCGAACTCGTACAGAAGAAACGTCGCTCGTCCCCATAG